The Aspergillus oryzae RIB40 DNA, chromosome 5 genome segment TGATATCGTAAATTTACAACCCATACACCATTAGTATTACATACGTCCAAGTATTCATGAACTGAATGGCGAAACTCGAGAAATCAATGCAACTATACttatggaagagaagaactAAAAGACCAACCAACCCGTTCAGAAACCATGGTTTCAATCCCAGACAACCTAAACTCCAAGATTTCTCATCCGAAAGGCAAAACTCCGAACCCATTCCCTCTATGACCAGCAAGAGTCAAACACATTTCATATTCATGTCCAACCCAGACATTTACTCCGGGGCAGCGTGATACTTCTCCGTAGCAGAGCGAAACAGCTCCTGTTGCTGTCGTAACAGCTCCTCTTCCGACAGTCCACTCTGCTCCatcttgctttgtttcttttctcgcgACTATAATGCAATACATCCGTTAGCAGGTCCGTTCCACTAGAGACAGCAGATGGTGATACAACCCACCTTTAACTGCTCCTTATGCTCCTCTGCCACAGCAAGGACATCCGGGATATAATCGCCAAAACCAAGATCACGCAGAGCCCGCTCTACATGCTCACAGGCGattgttttcttggcctCTTTCTCGCTGATGTCATTGGCTTCGGAGGAGATCAAGGTGATGAATTCGACGCAGCATTCCATAAGGAGATCGCGAGCATCTTTGGAAAAGGTCTGGCCGGAAGAAGGAGGTAGAATTTCGGTGATAATTTTTTGGACCGTCGCTAAACAATCGCGATCAGTTAGGATGGGGTGCGTGGGCAGTAGGTACGTCGAGACGTTGCGTCGCCATCCTCAAGCGACAAGGTACGCGTAGTCGCGACATGGAGCATAACAACACTCGGGCGAGGAGCGTGAAATAATCAAAACTGAGTGACTCGGATGCATACCTTTAGGAAGCGACAGGTCATCGTTCGCTGTAGTAGATCGGCAGTCAGCACTATTCGGACAGCATGCGCCAAGACTCAGGAACACAATACTTACAACTGAACTCGCGATCTGACATGATGTCCTTCGTTTAAGTAAGATGGTTGGAAAGGAAACACGCTCGCACACACAAAAAAGACGTCGTCAAGGTGAAGGatcacttttttttcccaatGCGCGGGGACTATACTTACAATAAATAGTAGCGTCGATCGAATGCCAGACACGGACTGCGTCGGCACGGAACAACCAGTGGGTACTGGCGGCAGAATCCTACCGCTTTGGGGACTACTTCTTGGCTCTGcagctttttttttccctcttcttttccacacACGCTTTTTCCCACAACAATGGGAAGCGAGAATGTCCttgtgatgttgaggaaTTCCAGAGTTTCAAACTCCAGCTGTGTGCAGCACTAACATAAATGGTATGTTTATTTGCTTTCCTCCATTCCTTCTACTACAATGATGAACCACGTTGTCGCCCCTATCATACCTTTCATGGTGACGTACACTGTCCAAGCCAAACGGACTACTGAAAATTATTTACCTTCCTTTATTGTGTCGTGAAGAAATTTTGTGACCTTCACTAACAGTCCTGAAGTAATTTAGTAATTTCTATGGCTTATAAGTCGGACCACCTTGCGATGAACCTGCTATGACAAGGTAAGCTTCAAGCTTTTTTCTCATATCCACAACTTTGTATGATGAACAAATACACATTCCATGCTAAGTATGAAGGTGCTCTGCATCTAATGCTTATGAAAATGTACCTGCTTTTCATCTTTCGGCTGATTACTACCCCCCTTGGCTATTCTATGTCTATCATCCTGTCATATGGCGGTTTGTGCTAACTGTCTGTCAAGCTGATAGTTTGTAATTTACGCCTGGAAGGCTTCAAGAGCCTTGTCGTTCCATCTGGTTGGGTCAGCTTTGCCGTAGGATAAAGGGTCGTAGAAACTTACGATAGAAATTTACCGGACAATTCCTTGGGGCCATCAAGCACCAACTTGGCCATGACATGACCGGGCTGTTCGGGCTTGAGGAGTTTTCCCTCCTTGTGGACCGTAGTAAACTTGGAATGGACCTGAGGTTCCAGCGTCGTAGCATGGTCTTCTCTCAGCTCCCGCTGCATCTCGGTGTCAACCATTCCGGGCCGAATAGAGATCGTCGTAACGTCGGGCTCTTCCTCGCCCAAGCTAAGCGCAAGGTGGTTCATCGCTGCCTTAGTTGCGCCATACAGACCCCAACCTCGGTAAGCCGACACGGCAGCACCGGAAGAAGTGAAGACAAGCTTGCCCTTCGTCTCGCGAAGCGCGGGAAGACCAGCTTTGATCTGCCCAACACATTAATGTCCATCCACCTTGAAACGCTGCTCGGGACTTTGAACTCACAAAGGCAACGAAGCTGATGAAGTTTACGTCGAATCCGTGCTTCCACTGCTCAGGATCGGCTTGGGCAATCTTGCCGACTTGTCCCAGCACACCATGGTTCAGAACCATTCCGTCCAGACGGCCGAACGACTTGAGGGCTAGGTCGACGGCCTTCTGGCCGATGGACAGATCGGCGAGATC includes the following:
- the nctB gene encoding negative cofactor 2 transcription regulator complex subunit NCB2 (class 2 transcription repressor NC2, beta subunit (Dr1)), coding for MSDREFSSNDDLSLPKATVQKIITEILPPSSGQTFSKDARDLLMECCVEFITLISSEANDISEKEAKKTIACEHVERALRDLGFGDYIPDVLAVAEEHKEQLKSREKKQSKMEQSGLSEEELLRQQQELFRSATEKYHAAPE
- a CDS encoding SDR family oxidoreductase (predicted dehydrogenase) yields the protein MSAKTIIVTGASRGIGLAIAKYLLTSPQSHNVVVIARSVEPLQKLKEQYNKQVEVLNGDLADLSIGQKAVDLALKSFGRLDGMVLNHGVLGQVGKIAQADPEQWKHGFDVNFISFVAFIKAGLPALRETKGKLVFTSSGAAVSAYRGWGLYGATKAAMNHLALSLGEEEPDVTTISIRPGMVDTEMQRELREDHATTLEPQVHSKFTTVHKEGKLLKPEQPGHVMAKLVLDGPKELSGKFLSWNDKALEAFQA